The Entelurus aequoreus isolate RoL-2023_Sb linkage group LG03, RoL_Eaeq_v1.1, whole genome shotgun sequence genome contains the following window.
AATTTCTTAAATAAGAATACATCATTTTTTAATGGATATGTGTTTAATACAGCAATTATAATTACTgaagataaataataaataactagTTAATTTAAATATAATCATCACGTACACAATTTTTACAGCAAACCAAACATGTCACTTAACCTCATCTTGGAAAGGACAAATATTTGGTAACATACATTTTTAAGACTGATTCTCAaacagtggtacgccaaagaatcacttaattaaataatcaaactgtgtgtaatgttacagttgccaaatatattaaatatacttgttaaataaaacctctcccttgtttttaatgaatatttagcctactacgctactgtattttaatgttgctcatcATGATGGTACTTGGACAGACAAATGTTTTctcaggtggtacttggtgaaaatttTTTTGACAACTACTGTTCTAAAACACTGAAAACAGCACATGTCCTCTGTGGTGGACATGAGGACTTACAAGTACGATGAGTACAGATAAAATTATGACGCTCGTTTATGCAACAAATGCATCACAATGCAGAAACGCAAGTGACACTATGAAGAAGAAAACACTTTGAATGGTTCAGAGTGAAAAGTCCATCCATCTATGTGGCATGAAATGTGTACTCATTTATGATATTTTCAACTGTTTTGTGAAGCACTTTGTCTTTTTGGTCTGTGAAAGGtgctttacaaatacacgttaCTAACTAAATTGTCAAGTTTGTGTTCCGATAAGAACCTAGCGTTTTCTTTTTTAGACTGtgacaaaaatatattacttattaAATGTTTTGTACATATTTTTCTGGGTGTAAGGAGGTTCAGATGTTGCCTGTATAGTCTTAAATAAGTTCCAGTTTGACTCAGGAACCCATCAAATCACCTTCCAAGATGCCATATTGGAATGATTTTTCCTAATAGTTACTCACTGGAGGTGGTTTGCTGTTACACACCATTTTTATTAGACCACAATGTTGTGCAGAGGTCAAATGTTAGGATCCGAGTATTGACAGTGCTCTTGAGCAAGCAGGGAGCAAACACTGACATGTGCAGAGGCCATTTCTTGGTACTAGAGCTCAGAGTGTAAGAGATGAGGCATGCATGGTTGCTATAATGACGCCACGCTGCCCTCTACCGGTCAGACTTGGTACTTTGACACGACGCACTAATCAAGGTCTAGTTTGGACAAAAACACCTACAGAAAGTTTTCCATGTTATCTTAAATCTCACAGCAGGCATAACCAACATTGCTGTCAAATTGTCATCAACACTTGCAGTAATTTAGGAGCTCCCAACCCTTAAATGACAGCTTGATTATTGATGAATCAACATTAAAAGTAGGACTATATTGTTAAAGTGTGCTGTTTCCATATTAATGTAGGGCTTTTGAAATACTTACTATAATCCCCAAGGCCTTCATGTCTAATTTACAGCTAATTAACTTGGCCTTTAGTTTTACAAGGGCAATCAAATGTATGGAAGAATTGTGGACACGGTGCATCTTTGAGACTACTAATAATGACAGAATATGTGATGCACCGTCTCATGAGTCCAAACCCCTGCTGCTTCTTCTCTTGGGCCTTGGTTCTTGTGAATCCGTGATAAGCACTCCTGCTGCACTAGTCAAGGTCATTAAGGTGGCCACAGTCAATTGGTCACGGTAGTGCTTTTTGATTTCCATCTAACCTGTATGTCAATTTGTATCTTTTAAAATTAGTTTTGAGTTGTGTGAATTTTTTACTTACTCACTCCTCCTTGAATTCAAATACTATGAGAATTTGATTAAATTCATCACACCTTGAgttcatctattttctaccgattgtccctttcggggtcgcggggggtgaatCAAAATATTATCGAGAACCTCATCAAATTTATCACTCCCCCCTAAATCAAAATACTATTGACAACCTGATCAAATTGATTACCCCCTCGATTCAAAATAGTTTTGAGAACCTGATCAAACTTATCACGCATCCTGAAATTAAAATACTATTGGGAACCTGATCAAATTTATCACGCCCCCCTAAATTAAAATACAAGTGAGAACCTGATCACGCCCCCCTGAATTACAATAGTATTGACAACCTGATCAAACTTATCACGCCTCCCGAAATTAAAATACTATTGAGAACCTGATCGGATTTGTCACGACCACTTGAATTAAAATACTATTGAAAACCTGATCCAATTTATCACGCCCCCCCAAATTAAAATACTATTGAGAACCTGATCAAATTTATCACGCCCcactaaattaaaataatattgaGATCCTGATCAAATTTATCAAGCCCCCCTAGATTAAAATACTATTTGAACCTGATTAAATGTATCACATTCACCAGAATGACAACACTAGTGAGAACCTGATCAAATTCATCACACCCCCCCGATTAAAAATACTATTGAGAACCTGATATTTATCACTGCCCCCTGAATTAAAATACTAGTGCAGAATCTGATCAAATTTCTCAATTTCTCACGCTACCCCGAattaaaatactattaaaatactaATGACCACTGATCACCCTGAACCTCTGAATTGAAATACTATGGAGTACCTAATCAAATTTATGACAACCCCCGAATTGaaacagattttttatttatgaataaaAATACAGTGTTGCTATTATTTGTATCATGTCTTGTTCGGCACTTTCAGCCTAAATCTAGATTGaggacaataataaaaaaatgttggaataTGTGATGCACCTTCAACGTTTATTTAACATCACATCTCCTGTGGTGGAACAGTATAGCCTCTAATGGTATGCCTCAGCAGAAAAGCACTACAAGCGTGAAATGAACACGACAGGAGGGTTCAAACATGGCTACAAGCCTGCATGCTTACAACAATGAGTATATAGTGTCTCTTCTAGGTTGAGTGCTGGACAAACTGTTCAGCTACCTCAATACACACACTCATGGCAGGCCGGAAATTTTGTGCACAGGTAAGTTTTGTTTAAGAAGCGCGCACAATCTGGTGTATGTAGCAAAGTAGCATCGGGTGTCATCATGAAAGAGTCCGTTCAGAAAGGCACAATCCCATCATCTGCAACAGTCACCAAGCAAAAGCTCAGTGAAACACACAAAGGCTGATGTCATCCATAATTAAGAACTACACGTCCCTGGTTTCCATCCACCAGAGAACTCTGTGGATGGCTTGTATAGAAGCAATTTGAGTTCCAAGAACGTCAAATTGTCTGAAATGACAGTCAAGAGTGTGTAAAGAAGTGTTTCCACTGGTCCTGGGTCAGAAAGCAGTCCTATAGCATGTGTTTAAAGGAGACAAAGCATGTTTATTTCACACTAAAACAATATGCACCCGATATCCAGCATATTCCTCTGTTCATTGACTTACTATTATTCCCCTTTGCTATGTTACTGTTTGCTTGGCTTCTCTGTACTTAGAAACGGATACATACTTTTATTTGGGGGATACAACATGTTGATGGTTTATTTCAAACAGCTCCGATTCGAAGAGCAGTTATGGAATTGCTGTTTGTGCAGGCTAAGACTTGTGTAAAAACCACAGGGCACCATAAAAGCATTTCCTAAAAAAATTGCAGCAGCATTTAAAGAGGAAACGAGTGAGCaactgccattttcaagtatggtGTGTGACTAAACTTGATTTGTTGTTGAACAGCCATGATGTCCTCCTCTCTTCCATAGGAAGGTCAAAGCTCATCTCTCCTCAAACaattcaaacatttagtagttaATTTGATCAAATTCACCAAGCTTTGATTGATAAAATCATATGTGGTGGTAGTCCAACTTTTAAAAGGAAAGGAAACACATAAAATGTTCTATCGATAGGTCAGCTCATGAGCTCTATTTAAGTACACTgatgtcatcatttcttattggTTGTCAGTGTCccgtgtggtggtggtggtgatgctTTGCTGACATGAGTACAGAGAAGAAGAGACAACTTTACAAAATGATCTGTTACCTACTGAGTGATGATTATGTCCCCTCAGTGTCTGTGTCAGTGTCTAGCACTGGCTCACTCGCAGCTTCCTCCATGGCCTCACTCTGTTCAATGTCTATGTCCTTAGGAGAGGcaccctgctgctgctgctgctgctgctgctgctgctgctgctgctgctgctgctcggcTTCACTTTCACGAAGCAGACAATTGGAGGACCCTGAGGTGAGCTCAGGCGAAGCATCCGATGTGGGCTCAACCACAATGCTTTTGTCCATCTCATCGCCACTGACCCACTCAGCTTGGGGTGAGGGAGCTTTCTCTTGTAAGACTTCCTCATTCTTCTCCCGTGGACTTTGCTGCTCCTCCTCCAGAGAGTTTCTTGTCTCTTCAGGGGGGCTGGCAGCGCGCGTAAAGACAACAGGAGAGCCCTGGCCTGGAGTGTCGCTGTCTGTGGACAACTTGGAACAGATCTGCTCTGTGAGTAGTGATTCAGTAAATAGAGGGGTCTCTGGCTGCGGTGATGACTGGGTGTCAGTGGGTGAGCCTGGCAATGGACTCTGAGTCTGAGTCTTCTCAGGTGCTGCTTGGCCTGAGGGTGGTGACTGATCTTCTGGAGTCTCGGGCCGAGTGGTGATATCGTGCTGCGGTTCAACCTCAGCTGCTTGGCTAGGCTTGCTTGGCTCTGGCGACTGGATGGGAACAAGCGGCTGATTCTGACCTAACAGAGGTGGTTTCGTCTGGGGTTGAGACTGATGGGGGGTTTGGAATCGAGATTGACTCGAGGTGTTGAATCTGAGAGGGGAGAGCAGCTTCCCTTGGTTCAGGACCAGGTTGGGGTTAATGGGCGGGGTTGGAAGAAGAGGCGTTGGTAGAGGGAGAACAGGCGTCCAATTGCCACGCTCTCTGTCTTTATCGCGGTCGTGCTCTCTGGGACGATCTCGCCCTCGCTCACGGTTGTGACGGCTTCCGTTCATTTCCCTCCTGAAGTCAAACTCTCTTTCGTCTCGGTCTCTCTGCCTGTCCCATTGGGATCTTCGTTCATCAAAGTCACTTTCAAAGTTTCCTACGGCACCGCCACTACGGTTCCAGGGCTGTGGGCCGCCTGCATTTTTCTGAGCTGCGTTTAAAGGACGGTTGTCAAAGCGGTTCGGAAAGTTCTGCCCCGGGGAGGGCCGATCCTCCTGAGGACCACCTCGTATGCCATCTCGTTCATCAAAGTCCCCTCTAGACTGATTCCATTGATTATCAGGGGTGAATCCAGCTAGGGCCTGCAGACGTCCAAGCAGACTGTTTCTGGCAGGCTGAGTCACTGGGGTTTGCAGCAATGCAGGCCTGCTtcctcctcctccgcctcctGCTCCTCCGCCTCCTGCTCCTCCGCCTCCTGCTCCTCCGCCTCCACCACCACCAAGTGGTGTTCGATGCTCTGGTGGGGGGGTTCTCAGCAAACCTGTGCTCTGCTTTTCAACGGGGGGAAAACGGTAGTCCTGGTCTTTGCCCTCATCAGCCCCTGAAGAGGACTCTTCTGCCTTAGATACATtattattggcctggtgatgcgGCCTGTTAAAATGGTCTAATTGAGAGAAAGGGGGCCTGATGTGGGCATGAGCTTGAAGGGAACCATCAAGGAGGCCACCGGGCTGTTGGCCAGGTCCCTGATGCAGGAGGAGAGGGAAGCGAGTACCATGCCCAGGCTGAAGGAGGTTAGGGCGCACGTCGAGTGGAAGCATTCCAGGCATTCTTTGTCCTGCCATTCCAGGCGGTTGGTGAAGTGGGTGAGCAATGGAAGCTGTGGGGTGCATGCCTAGAAGACCCATTCCACCGCGAACTGCATTCTGCATGCCTACAAAAGAGAAAATGCGTTAACGTCACCTTCCATATTTAATGACTAACCTCACATCACATCATCTGTTAGCGTTACTCTACCTTGAAGTGTGAGCTCTGTTGTTCCGTCCAAAATCTTAGCAGAATGTTGCAGTTTGTCTTGCTGACTTTGGACTCCAACAGCACTGAACATACTGGCTCCTGGCATATTTGAGGACATAAAGTTGCCAGGGATAGAGCTGGTTGTTGGAATCATAGCCCCAAATGGTGATTCCTTAACTTGTTCCTGGCTGGTTGCAACAGAGGCCTGCACAAGGGCTACAAGAGGGTGGACGGTAAAAGATACATTCAGGTAACctccaaaatatatttattactagggctgggcgataaaacaatatttCTTTGACAATAATAACAGACAATTTCAATAGTATTAATTTGTCCATATTCTAAAAGACGCAAGACTAGCCTGCTAAAGACGACTGCAACAACATCAACACTATAAAGATAATATGTAGCTAAGCAATCTCACTCTGTCATGAGACTTGGCTGAGTGAAATGTGACACGTTAGCAGGTTTAAATAGTGGAGATAGGGTAAATTATACCCAACAAAAAGTGTAAAATGTTCATATTAAACTTTAAAACATTTCAGAAGTTTATCGTTTGTAAAAGTATAAATGTTGTCTTTTTTAGCGTAGAATTTGGATGTATTGGTAAACGGTAACATGATAAACCACATGAAAATTTCAGACCGTTAGTAATACGGTTTATATTTttcattaccaaaaaaaaattattttttaagaccacattgcttacttcctggaaacggaAGTGACGCAGCACCGGCACAGCACCGGAAAAATGTAGATGTTCCCGCCGATTGTTTCGTTTTACTTCATTTCATTCGCTTCACTTCCGTGAAATCTCAAGAGTGTTTTTAAGACCACACTGCTGTTATTAGATGACGACAGGTGTGGACAGTATTGCAGACAGACGCATTTGTCCAGAGTTACAAGGCAGCAGGTGATGTGTAGGGAATGTTGCCACAATTTTTATTATAAAGTTTTGCCGTTTGTTTACTGCGATGGTCACTCATCctttaactgctaactttgtcagtgttccaataacattGATGcttgctaaaatgttttgtcatttcatCGAATTAAACGCAGGATGTGTTGTCAGTGAGGTacaaagattgtgtattagatgtgggaggtttatttttgttggccaaactgttccaCTGAACCATATGGTGTTGTTGGAGAaagaagcttgtttattagacttatcCCCATGAGCCAAActtctttgtgttttatattgttatCAAAAAGTAAACGTGTTTTTTTATATTACAAGTCATTTTAATTTCacaaagttattactttaaaaaacattcctgagacatagcattttgttaatgtttcaaagtgtatagttaattcctatatgacacatttctgctcaaactcttgaaGGatatgtcccgatacagcatgtacatactttaatacatgtaaatgtacatagCTTAACAAACTACCGTGTTTTCTGCACTATAATGCGCACCTAAAAACaaccaatttcctcaaaagctgacagtgcgccttataatccggtgcgccttatatatggaccaatattgagccacaacaggtctcgcaactacggtaactacgccgacttcattttcccccttctacggctgcttcccgtagaagaagaagcggttcttcttctacaggggaaaaatgaagtcggcggctgcttaccgtagaagaagaacttcttcttctacgggggaaaatgaagtcggcggctgcttaccgtaaagacccaaaaatggttcctattaagagacacgcttacgacgcagagtttaaactcaaggcgatcagtcacgcagtagaacacgggaatagagcagcagcaagAGAATtaaacattaacgaatcaatggtgcggaagtggaggaaacaacatgatgacctgcgccaagtaaagaagactaaacagaatttccgagggaacaaagcgagatggctacagtttgaggacaaactcgaacagtgggttgttgaacagagagcagcaagtagaagtgtcagtacaatcaccaTTTGTTTTGTTGAGATTACTTTTAgcacagctccatctaatggatgcataacgtaaccccagcctctactgtagcgtctattctatgcgtcttataatgcggtgcgcattatatatgaacaaagttttaaaataggccattcattgaaggtgcgccttataatccggtgcgccttatactgtggaaaatacggtacctctctctatgaaaattttaaaatacagataaaggcatcatgtaatgagaaaaggctgacacgctgatactattaatgaacaaaaacagaaatatctgtctttaaatatatggataacgtttatctatagctTTTTTATTAAACATTACAAATTACGTGATAGCGTCGCCTTCACACTCAAACACTGGTTTACCTAACGtaataaataattgtgattaataatcgtgattttaatattgattaaaataatcataattacTATTTTGGCAATAACCGTGCAGCCCTAtatgtaagactagatctcatacatgaacaatatatgtatctgtatagacaaaaagtgcagttacatcttATGTCCATAAGTTGccatcttgcacaattttcacatttattttgatttatttatgttatcattttgtttctgccagattactttgtttataatggttGTATTGCTTTCCTATGCACATTGAATGTTCTGCTtgaggtacatacatacatacatacatacattttgaatgtggtgtttgtgtcttttTAAATAGATTTCAGTAGAA
Protein-coding sequences here:
- the LOC133646104 gene encoding SR-related and CTD-associated factor 8-like isoform X2 — translated: MAAGIPPPSLTPIMPSSVAPVNNTTPGTPATPATPANIVQGLPDWASQITNTDTVAAVAQILQSPQGQQLQQLVQSLQMQQQKPQPSLLQALDAGLVVQLQALTAQLTAAATANSLNPLEQRVSSFNKKLLGQFDFGNDSERSEESKKETSSSQLPMVSEPINSSLFHQLAEQLQQQNLEQFQKQLFEHQQKAMSIEGQDSIFGQENSGANAQGSSQPQLSESDNKMDESMDNQQQDMDLDDGPDGMEENNFEGEEKKTSGTRSRTRSRSRSPKRRRSRSRSGSRKRKHRKRSRSRSRDRKRKTSRSYSSERRAREREKERQKKGLPPIRSKTLSVCSTTLWVGQVDKKATQQDLTNLFEEFGQIESINMIPPRGCAYICMVHRQDAFRARQKLSTGSVKIGSKVIKIAWALNKGVRQEYKQFWDVDLGVTYIPWEKVKVDDLDGFAEGGIIDQETVNEEWDTAKTSESTKDVMSQALSTETSSSNNQSKSYNQQVTMMPVQLPVPQVVSAAVSLVPPTFPVTMSIPPPGYGPPPPFIRPSFNASQPPPGFLQAAQAAAMASAPASLVQASVATSQEQVKESPFGAMIPTTSSIPGNFMSSNMPGASMFSAVGVQSQQDKLQHSAKILDGTTELTLQGMQNAVRGGMGLLGMHPTASIAHPLHQPPGMAGQRMPGMLPLDVRPNLLQPGHGTRFPLLLHQGPGQQPGGLLDGSLQAHAHIRPPFSQLDHFNRPHHQANNNVSKAEESSSGADEGKDQDYRFPPVEKQSTGLLRTPPPEHRTPLGGGGGGGAGGGGAGGGGAGGGGGGSRPALLQTPVTQPARNSLLGRLQALAGFTPDNQWNQSRGDFDERDGIRGGPQEDRPSPGQNFPNRFDNRPLNAAQKNAGGPQPWNRSGGAVGNFESDFDERRSQWDRQRDRDEREFDFRREMNGSRHNRERGRDRPREHDRDKDRERGNWTPVLPLPTPLLPTPPINPNLVLNQGKLLSPLRFNTSSQSRFQTPHQSQPQTKPPLLGQNQPLVPIQSPEPSKPSQAAEVEPQHDITTRPETPEDQSPPSGQAAPEKTQTQSPLPGSPTDTQSSPQPETPLFTESLLTEQICSKLSTDSDTPGQGSPVVFTRAASPPEETRNSLEEEQQSPREKNEEVLQEKAPSPQAEWVSGDEMDKSIVVEPTSDASPELTSGSSNCLLRESEAEQQQQQQQQQQQQQQQQGASPKDIDIEQSEAMEEAASEPVLDTDTDTEGT